From the genome of Thermaerobacter marianensis DSM 12885:
TTCTGACGACCCGCGGCGCCCGGCCCCTGGTGGCCCTCTGGTCCTGGCGCCCGAATGGCGCCAGCGCGCCTGCCGGTTCCTCCGCCGGCCCGGCGGCCCGCCCGGCGACCGGCACCGGCTCGACCGGCGGCCCCCCGACCGCATCCCGGATCGTGGTCCTGGACGTCCTCTACCGTGCCCAGGCGCTGGGGTGGCGGGTGGACCCTGACGGCCGGTACGCCGTGCTGACCGTCCAGGCCGAGGACGGCTCGCGGGTAGCGGTGACGTACGACCTGGACCGCGGCGGTCCCGTGTCCACCCGGCCCGCCGCCGGCGGTGGTCGAACCACCTAAGGGCTCGAACCACCGCGGGCCAGGCGCCCGGCCTGCCTCGGGGCTGCCCGAGCCGGCACGCCCCGACCTCCTGGCGCGAGCCGCCCCGGCAACCGCCGTACCGGACGCCGCCTCCGCCCGGTCTCCCCACCCCAGTCCGCCGGGTTCCCCGCGTCGACCCCCCACCGCCCGGAATCCCCTCGCCTTGGGCGCATGCCTGCGGTCCCCCCTTCGGCGGACTTTCGTAGGATGGGATGACATCACCCGCGGCCGCGGGATTCGCCTGCCGCGCCGCCCGCCGGCCCGGGGTGCAGGGGAGAGGCCGATGCTGAAGGTTCTGATCGCCACGGGGAGGCCGCTGATCCGGGAGGGGCTGCAGCGGGTGCTGGAGGGGGCTTCCGGACTGCAGGTGGTGGGGCATGCCGCCGCGGCGGACCCGTTGCTGGAGCGGGTGCGGCAGCTGGCGCCCGACGTGGTGCTCCTGGACCTGGGCCTGGCGGAGGACGACGCCCGGGACCTGGTGGGCCGCCTGGGCCGGGCGCCCAGCGCGCCGGTGGTCGTCGGCATCACCGACCGGGCCGACCCGCAGGCCCTGCTGGGGCTCGTCCAGGCGGGGCTCGGTGGGTATCTGCTGGCCAACCGGGAGGCCGCGGGGCTGGCCGAGGCGATCCGCGCCTGTACGGCGGGGATCTTCGTGATCGACGCGGAGATCATGTCGGAGCTGGCCCACGACTCCCCGCTCTACCGGTACGTGCCGGCGCCGGAGGAAGTGGAGCGGGCGCGGCTGCTCAGCCAGCGGGAGCTGGAGGTGCTGAGCCGCATCGCCCGAGGGAAGTCCACGGCCCAGGTGGCCCGGGAGCTGTACATCAGCCCCAAGACGGTGCGCAACCACCTGAGCCACATCATGCAGAAGCTGGGCGTGCGGGACCGCACCCAGGCGGTGCTCTTCGCCCTGCGGGTGGGGTTGATCCGGCGCCACGACCTGATGGGGTAGGGGCGCCGGTTCCTCCGCAGGGGCA
Proteins encoded in this window:
- a CDS encoding response regulator transcription factor; amino-acid sequence: MLKVLIATGRPLIREGLQRVLEGASGLQVVGHAAAADPLLERVRQLAPDVVLLDLGLAEDDARDLVGRLGRAPSAPVVVGITDRADPQALLGLVQAGLGGYLLANREAAGLAEAIRACTAGIFVIDAEIMSELAHDSPLYRYVPAPEEVERARLLSQRELEVLSRIARGKSTAQVARELYISPKTVRNHLSHIMQKLGVRDRTQAVLFALRVGLIRRHDLMG